A single genomic interval of Plodia interpunctella isolate USDA-ARS_2022_Savannah chromosome 16, ilPloInte3.2, whole genome shotgun sequence harbors:
- the LOC128676547 gene encoding aldehyde dehydrogenase X, mitochondrial-like, translated as MKVDVKYTKLFINNEWVDAVSKKTFPTINPQDESVITQVAEGDKADIDVAVAAAKKAFHRYSEWRLLDASERGRLLLKLADLVDRDVQYLAELETLDNGKPVKNAVGEISWAANIIRYYAGKADKILGNTIPADGEVMSFTLKEPVGVCGQILPWNYPIPMFIWKIAPALAAGCTTVVKPAEQTPLTALAMAALVKEAGFPPGVVNVVPGYGPTAGGALTHHPDVDKVAFTGSTEIGRVIMKAAAEVNLKRVTLELGGKSPLVIFNDADVEKAALLAHRAAFANAGQCCVAGTRTYVQSGIYDKFVAKAAEIAKKRSVGNPYQDVDQGPQIDKEMYDKVMGYIESGKKTARCVAGGARYGTAGFFIQPTVFADVKDDMKIAREEIFGPVQSILKFETFEEIVDRANDSNYGLGAGVVTNDIATALAFVKHVRAGSMWVNTYEHVAVQTPFGGFKESGIGRELGEDGIQQYLENKTVTINLPKKPLI; from the exons atgAAAGTCGACGTAAAATACACTAAg ttattcaTCAACAACGAGTGGGTGGATGCTGTCAGCAAGAAGACCTTCCCCACCATCAACCCTCAGGATGAGAGCGTCATCACTCAGGTTGCCGAAGGTGACAAG GCTGACATAGACGTAGCAGTTGCAGCTGCAAAGAAAGCTTTTCACCGCTACTCCGAATGGCGTCTCTTGGATGCCTCCGAAAGAGGTCGCCTCCTGCTGAAACTGGCTGACCTCGTCGACAGAGACGTCCAGTACCTTGCTGAACTGGAGACTCTGGACAATGGGAAACCAGTTAAGAACGCCGTTGGTGAAATAAGCTGGGCAGCAAACATTATCAGATATTACGCGGGGAAAGCTGATAAAATTCTGGGGAACACCATTCCAGCAG atgGAGAAGTAATGTCATTCACACTGAAGGAGCCGGTGGGTGTCTGTGGACAAATTCTGCCATGGAACTACCCCATTCCTATGTTCATATGGAAGATTGCCCCCGCTTTAGCTGCCG GATGTACAACAGTGGTAAAGCCAGCGGAGCAGACTCCCCTAACGGCTCTCGCCATGGCTGCCCTGGTCAAGGAGGCTGGCTTCCCACCAGGAGTTGTCAATGTTGTCCCTGGGTACGGACCGACTGCCGGCGGTGCGCTCACGCACCACCCTGATGTCGACAAAGTGGCGTTCACAGGATCTACAGAG attggTCGTGTCATCATGAAGGCCGCCGCTGAAGTCAACCTCAAACGTGTCACTCTCGAGCTCGGAGGCAAGAGTCCACTGGTCATCTTCAATGATGCTGACG tgGAAAAGGCTGCATTGCTGGCTCACAGAGCTGCATTCGCCAACGCCGGGCAATGCTGTGTGGCCGGGACCAGGACATATGTGCAATCAGGAATCTACGACAAATTCGTCGCTAAAGCCGCCGAAATCGCTAAAAAGCGATCTGTCGGCAACCCGTACCAGGACGTCGACCAAGGCCCTCAG ATAGACAAAGAGATGTACGACAAAGTGATGGGTTACATTGAATCCGGCAAGAAGACAGCCAGGTGTGTCGCTGGAGGTGCACGCTATGGCACTGCTGGTTTCTTCATCCAGCCCACAGTGTTTGCTGATGTCAAGGACGACATGAAGATCGCCAGAGAAGAA atctTCGGGCCTGTCCAAAGCATCTTGAAGTTCGAAACGTTCGAAGAGATCGTGGACCGCGCCAACGACTCCAACTACGGCCTGGGAGCCGGCGTGGTCACCAACGACATCGCCACAGCTCTCGCTTTCGTCAAACACGTCAGGGCTGGTTCTATGTG ggTCAACACTTACGAGCACGTGGCAGTTCAGACTCCATTCGGAGGATTCAAGGAATCTGGCATCGGACGCGAGTT GGGTGAAGACGGCATCCAGCAATACTTGGAAAATAAGACTGTGACCATCAATCTGCCAAAGAAACCCTTGATTTAA